The following nucleotide sequence is from Anaerococcus sp. Marseille-Q7828.
AAATTACACAAAGATTTTTTAATCAATACGGATGCTTTGTTATTCTATCATATTAGACGTAAACTAGAAGATATATGGGAGTTTATTGAACAACTTTTATATGACAATCAAGAGGATAAGGAAAGAAATGAAACTATAAAAGTTCTTGATGGTGAACTGAATAACTTAGTGTTTTGAAAAAAGAATAATGTATTATTAAGCTAAATAATATTGGAGAAGAAAATGAATAAACAAGAATTATATCAAATTGCTTTCAGTATAATTAATCATAAAAAGTTACGGAACTTTGGAACTTCAGGGCATGTGGAGACGGTGGTATTGATGTCAAGGAAAATAAGATAATAGGCTATAAAAGTGTTGAAATTAATGGTTTTGGGGTTTTAGAAGAAATCCTAAAAGCCATTTTTCTATTTAGATAAATATCTTAATTATAATTAAAGAATAAATTGAGGATCAAGAACCTCAATATTATATAGAAAATAGCCACGAAGCGATCATACCAAAAGAAATCTTCATGCAAGTCTAAGAAGAAATGGATAGACGAGCTAATATGGTAAGTGGCAAAGGGAAAAGAAGAATCTATTCCAGTAAATACGCCCTTTCAAGTATTGTCTACTGCTCTATATGTGGGGATATTTACAGGAGAATAGCATGGAATAATAGAGGAAAGAAAAAAACAAGTTATTTATAGTGTTAAATTACCAACACTCTTATTACTTCCTATGTAATGTTTACAGTTCTAGTATCATAACTTGTTCAATTAGAGGATTTAAACAGCTTTTTGTGGGCTGTTTTTTCTTTTATAAAAAATGATATAATAAATTATGAGATGCGTATTTATTGCTTATTCTCACATGCTTGTCTGTCCAATTATTGGACTAATAGGTTTAATACTTGGGGTAAGGGAAAAAGATAGGTTTTTTATGGCATTAAATGTCCTTTTTATCTTATTACTTCCTATAGCAATGTTTGCTAGTCATCTAGTAGGATCTCTTTAAGTAAGAGAATAAGTTTAAATTAAACAAAGTATAAATTTCTAATTATCTTTTTATATTTTCTTAAATGCTCGTAAAGCCTTATTCTATGTGCTTTCGAGTATTTTTACTGTAGGAAGATACTTCACGTTTCTTTGCATATTTCCTCATGTCTTAGCTGTCAGAAGTGGTAAATAAGTAGTAAATTCATTTGTACTACTAAGCAACAAGACGCTCCTGTTGCTTCTCTTTATTCAAGCGTTTCATTTCTGCCATTGCAGAATCGAATGTTGCATGTGCGTAATAGTTCAGCGTCATGGCTATATTAGCATGTCCCATAATGTACTGTAATGCCTTTGGATTCATTCCTGCATTTGCATAGTTGGTACAGAATGTATGTCGCAAACTATGTGGAGTGATGTGTGGCAATTTATCCTCGTTATACTTATTGTATTTCTTAACAAGACCTTTCATCATGCCGTTGTAATCACTTGCCACTTTTGGATAGTTCTTTCTATTAAGAAAGAGGAAATCACTATATCCATCAATCTCAACACGCTTATCATTCTTTCGATTCGCTAACACTCGCTTAAATGCTTGATAGGCTTCTTCAACCATAGGAACTTGACGTTCGCCACTTTTGGTCTTTGGTGTTTCAATGTAGTACCCAATTTCAGTATCTCTCAATAGCTGATGGTCTATATTGACAAGACGATTCTCAAAATCTAAATCTGGAAGTGTCAAACCACCAAACTCTGAAATACGAAGACCTGTTTTTAAGAGTATCAGAATTTCATCATAATTTTTGCTGTAGGTTTTATCAGCTTTTGCAAAGGCTAACAGTTTTTCTTCCTGTTCTTCTGTTAGTACGGTCTTAGGGACAGTATCATCATCAAGAACTGCTTTCAGTTGAAAGTCAAATGGATTCTTCCGAACACAATCATCTTGTATAGCAATATAGAATGAAGCCTTTAAAGAACGTTTGTAGTTATTGATGGTTTGATAAGCATAACCATTTTCACTCATTCTAATAGCCCATTCTTTAGCGTCTGATGGCTTAATACTGTCAATACTTCTTACACCTAACTTGTCTTTCTTCAAAATATCCATAAGATATTTGCGTCCAGTTTCAGTGTTTTTTCTAACCTTTGGTCTTTGAGCGTTCTGTTTTGCGTAAAGCTGGCAGAGTGTCATTTTCTTTCCTACAACATCAATACCATCATGAATGTCTTTCTGTAACTCTGCGATTTTCTCTCTAAGTGAGATACAATCACGCTTTCCTGCTGGTACTCGGTCTGTAGCCACAAGTTTCCACGAGTAAACAAATTGCGGTTCTCCAAATGAATCTATATATTTGTATAAGTATCTTCCGTCTTTTCGTTGGCTCTCTCCAGTCTTTAAGATTCGACCTTTATTGTCACGTCTTTTTTCTGACATGGCATTTGCTCCTTTCCTTTATGGAAAGAGCCTTGATACGACTTAATACTATTTTATCATATACAAGACCCTTTGGCGACGCTAGATTGCGTCCAATGTATCTATAATTTTTTCAAATTGTTTTCGTTTAATCTGAATACGATTGCCATTCATAATCAGCCAATTTGCATTTTTATTTTCCTCTGCCAAGCGTCGTAGCTTGTTTTCGCCAATACGAAAATATTTTGACGCTTCTTCAATGGTTAGGGTATAACGTTCCCAAATAGGAATGTCAGTCTGCTTCATAAAATCCTCCTTTCCAAATCACTTATTTGGATTTCATAAAAGTTGTTTTACCAGCAATCGAACAGCTTTAGCAAAGCTCACGGGAGTTCCACCCCTGCATGGTTCTCATGTAGCCATACTCATTGCCTGCGACGGTTTTATCACGCTCGGACTATTGACTGTATGGGAGTATCATTATCACGATAAGAATGTCGTTGCAGGCAATCCTGCTAAAGATTGCTTCTCGGATCACTAACATGAATCGCTCGCTATCTTTATAAGATAGGTCATGGCGGTTAGTTCCGTTGGCTCTTTTCTTATCGAAACGTATTCGATTACTTTTATTCAGTTTTCAAAGAACAATGGCTCGTTAGCCTATCAAAACACATTGAAAGCTCAATATGCTTTGGTGGAATAACAAACCTCCCTGTTCGGGAAGCGTGGAATGGTTTAGCACGCTTCCACGAAAGGAGAGAGGATATTACTTAATTTCAAATGACAAAATCTTTGTAATCAGTCTGGTTTCCATTCTTCCACGTAAGACTTCATCAACGACCATACTTTGATTGCCATATTCATCTTTCATAAGTCGTAGGGAACGCTTCGTTATGTACCCTCTGTAATGATGTAGAATCTGGTTAATCGCTTCGGTATCGCCATCTGTTGCCTTTACAATGAGAGGAAAGGGAATCATAGGATATTGTGTTTTCATTCTTCAAATTCCTCCATAAACTTTTTAATTAAGGCTAGTCCACTGGTTCTATGCCGATAGACAGTAGAACGGTTCAATTTCAACAGGTCTGCAATTTCTGAATCGCTCATGTCCATAAAGTAAAACAGCAGTAGAATTTCACGTTTCTTGTCTGGCAACTCACGTAATGCTTCACTCAACAAATCATTTTCAACGCCTACTGATAACCCATTGAGTGTAAAAATCTGAAAGTCAGTTGAATAGTTATCTGTTGTCGCAAACTGGCTAACAAGATAATCGCCAACATCCGAAAAGGACACCTCACGCTTTGCAATCCTTGAAAGATAAAGCATATAATTCTTTCGCTCGTCTTCCATAGCACGTTTACAGATATAGTCAAACTGATTTTCTATTGTGGTCTGAAAAGAAGATGGTTTCATGTTTCTCACCCCCTTTCTGTCTAGGAAAGGAAGTGAGCCTTGCTCGTTTATCTCCTTTCACTCTTAGTCCCAATGTGAAAGGGGGATTTGTTGCATTACTGATAAATAAACTTTGTAAAAAAGTTCTGAATAGCCAAAAAAGCATATAAACAGATTTATTTCTCTGTTTACATGCTTCTGTTATTCTATCTATATGATTTATAAAACCACATTGGTGGACGTACTTATCTATTGCAGATAGACGACTTTTTTTGATAAATACTCAATGTGGGGAACTTGATTGTATGTGATATACTTCATGGCGACTTTGACCTCCAACAAACCGCCATTTGGAAGTAAGATACAATATTTTAACAGCATAAATAGCACTACCATATAACGGTTTTTTTTATTGGCGTTTAGTAGTGCTTTTTATTAAATATGAACCTATAAACTATATAACATGTTTTTCTATACCTGTTTCTAATTCAATAGGAACAGTAAAATGTATAGAGGTGGTCTACTATGCGTAAAAAAGAAGATAAATATGATTTTAGAGCCTTTGGTTTAGCCATTAAAGAAGCTCGATTGAAACGAGGTTTAACTCGTGAACAAGTGGGAGCATTGATTGAAATTGACCCACGTTACTTAACTAATATTGAAAATAAGGGGCAACACCCCAGCATACAAGTTCTTTATGACCTTGTATCGTTACTTCATGTTTCCGTTGATGAATTTTTCTTACCTGCTAATAACTTGGTAAAAAGCACCCGACGATTACAGATAGAGAAATACATGGATAGCTTTACAGACAAAGAACTATCCTTAATGGAATCTTTAGCCAGCGGTATCAACGAAGCAAGAAACATCGAAGACTAATTAAAAGAATCCATACATAACGGAAAGAGCCGATAAAATGAGATTGTATTAATCTCATTTTATCGGCTCTGCGTCTTTGCGTCTGGCTCTGTAATCACAGTTACTTTGAACTGCTTTATTTCAATTAAATTTTCTTGTCTGCATTTCGGACAATAGAGGGGGAATTTTTTTAATTCAGTATCTTCCCTTATCTTTAATCGTGTTTTATTTCCACATACAGGACACAATATCCACTTGTAGTTTATAATAACTATCTCCTCCTTTACACTTTAATTCAAATCTTTATTAAAGAATATTTCATCTTATTTAACAAGAAACCATATTTATATAACAACATAAAATACACTAAGTTATTTTATTGAACATATATCGTACTTTATCTATCCTACTATTTGGACGACGGGGCTGGCAAACAGGTTCACCGGTAGTAACATGGTACCCTTTTAACTCTGTTAAACAAACACTACGTCCATTTGTAAAGAAAGTTAAATCACTACGATATTCTTGAATACATCGAGCAGGGATTTCTCCACTAAGAATGACCTCATTATTTTTCAATTGAGTGTCTACGATGTTCGCACAATATTTAGGAGCATCGTTGTATGCTCGTGAAAGATATTCCTGTGGCGCATAAATTTTAAAACTAAGATATGGCTCTAACAATTCTGTTCCAGCTTTTTTTAAGACTTGTTCCAATACAATAGGAGCAAGCATTCGAAAATCTGCTGGGGTACTAACAGGGCTATAGTATAAGCCATACTTAAAACAGATTTTACAGTCCGTCACATTCCAACCATATAATCCTTGTTCGCAACCATAGCGTATCCCTTCCATAACTGCATTTTGAAATGATTGATTTAAGTATCCAAGAGAAACCGAGCTCTCATACTGCATTCCACTTCCCAACGGAAGCGGTGATACAGATAAACCAATGGAAGCCCAGAAAGGATTTGGCGGCACTTCGATGTGAATGGTATATTCTGCATTTTTTAACGGTCTCTCCATATAAATGACTGTAGGCTCTTTTAGTTCTATCTCCACATGATACTTTTCTTGCAACAGTGCACTAATCACTTCCATTTGTACTTTCCCTAAGAAAGAAAGTATAATTTCATGTGTCGTAGAATCCACGTAATATCGTAGAAGCGGATCACTATCTGAGATTTCCAAAAGGGCATCAAGCAACATTTCTCTCTGTTCAGGTTTACTCGGTTCAACAGTTGTTTGTAGTAGAGGGTGCGGATTTTCAATCTTTTTTCTCTGTGGCAATAGTTTTGTATCTCCAAGAACACTATTTAACTTCAAAAACTCATTTTGCAAAATAACAATTTCTCCAGAATAAGCTCTATCAATCTTACATAATTCACCATTTATTGAAGTATACATTTCTGTAACTTTTATTTTTTCTTTTTCTGATACTCTAACCGAATCTCGTAAATGTAGTACTCCACTATAAAGGCGTATATATGCAAGACGTTGTCTTTTTTTTGTATATTCAATTTTGAAAACATTTCCGCAAAGTTCAGACGGACCTCGATGTGTTGATGAATAAAATTTATTCGTAATCACTTCTATAAGGTTATCAATCCCTATATTGTTTTTTGCACTTCCGTGATAAACAGGGAACAGGGAACAATTATGAAATCTTATGCTTTCCTCTTGTTCGAGTTCCAATGCTTCTAATGATTTACCGGACATATATTTCTCTAAAAGGTCATCGTTTCCCTCTATTACCGTATCCCATTGTTCAGATTCGGTAAAGTTCGTCACACACATATTAGGATACAGTTCTACCTTCTGTTTGATTACAATTTCGGCAGAAAGTTTCTCTTTAATATCCTGATAAACCGTTGATAAATCAATTCCATTTTGGTCAATCTTATTGATAAAAAAGATTGTGGGAATCCCCATTTTCCTAAGTGCATGAAATAATATACGAGTTTGTGCTTGTACGCCATCTTTTGCAGAAATCAGTAGAATTGCCCCATCTAAAACTGATAATGAACGATATACTTCTGCTAAGAAATCCATATGTCCTGGCGTGTCTATGATGTTCACCTTCGTATTTTCCCACTGAAAAGAGGTTATTCCTGTCTGAATTGTAATTCCTCTCTGACGTTCTAAAAGCGTATTATCCGTCCTCGTTGTACCTTTGTCCACGCTTCCTAATTCTGTAATCGCTCCACTGTTATATAATAAGCTTTCTGTTAAGGTAGTTTTTCCTGCATCAACATGAGCTAAAACTCCAATATTAATAATTTTCATGTGATTTTCCTCCATTCAAAAACCCAAAAGGGCATAAAAATCCCAGTGATAAATACTTTTATCACTGGGATTTTTATGCATAATCATAGGTATACAAAGCATACAGATATTCTCTGGATACTTTAGAATCACATGATAAAGGTATTCTTAAACTGGGTACAAAAAACTAAGCCCTCCTAAAAAAGGACATCTAATTATTTGTTCCCGCTATCAAATTGACAGTTTATTTAAGAATACCTTGCCGCATATTTATTAACTCCTTTTAAATAGATACTTAAATAATAGCACGTAAGAGCATATTTGTAAAGGAATCTCCAATTTTTTATCAAAGAGAGTACGTGATTACAAAATAGCTGTAATAATGTACCAATATTTGTTATTCTATAATCTTCCAATTACTCCCGTTCTTTTCAAGTACCAAATCAAATTGAGATACCTGCGTTGCTTTGGTCTGCTGGTCGATATACTCCACTGTCAGCGATACCGTGACTTGATTATCCTTACGATTGTGAATAGGATTTACCAGTTCTTGAAAGATGTACTCTTTTCCGATTGGTTTTAATATCCCGTCATTCACATAGTAGGAAAGTTCACTGGCTGTCGCTGTAGGATAGAGCTTGAAGAACGTCGTTAAAAACTCATTGATTTCATTGGTTGTAATGGAATCAACCGTCCCCTCACTTTCAATGGCTTTTGGTTTATAACTTGATTTCTTAGGTATGTTGGTAATGGTCGGATTCTTAACCAGTACCATATTTCCAGAACCATCTACATAGACACTCACTATATAAGCAGAGTGGACGGTCTTTGTATTTTCTCCCTCTGTAATGAGCTGGTCTACACTGTAGGTTACATTAAACTCATTGTCGCCAGTTGGCTCTACCGTCCATATCTGAAATCCTCTTACAGAAGACGATACAGGAATATCTTTGCGTACTGTATCAACATTGAGAGCTTGAAGTTCATCTGTCAGATAGCCTTTTAGACTTTCCATTCGATTATCAATGGACTTATCGGATTGCTCCCATGAATAGTAGACTTTCGCAAAGTTCTCTACAAAATTTTCTACATGATGAGTATCAACGTATTCCTTTTCTATGATAGTTGTTTCGTGAATAGTATGAGTATCTATAGCTGTAAAGTGCTTGAATATCGCAAAGCTGAAACTAAGCCCTAAAAGTACCCACAAGGCAATCACAACCTTTTTATGAGGATTGACCTTATAGTAGACACGAGGTTTCTTTTCCTTTGGTATCTGTTTTTCTTTATTCTGATTTTTTCTAAATTTCATCATTAAATCTTCCTTTCTCATTGTTTGATTCGTCCTGCTCCCACTAAATGCTGTTGCCAGTAGGGGCTTGTTAAGTCGGCATAACCGATTGGGTCGCCTGCATGAAACATACGGTTATTGCCAAGGTATATCCCAACATGAGTAATATAAGAGCCAGCGTTATAGGTAGAATGAAAGAAAACCAAATCGCCAGCTTGTGCTTCCGATAGTGGGATATGCTGGGTCACATCATATTGCTGTTGTGCGGTTCGTGGTAAGTTAATTCCAGCTTTTCCATACGTCCATTGTGTCAGTCCGCTACAATCAAAAGAAGTAGTCGGGGAAGCTCCACCGTAAACGTATCGCCAGCCCTCATATTTCAGTGCTTCGTCCATGATGGCTTGTACCGTATCATCATCAAACTCTGTTGTGACAAGATACTGCGTTACCAGTTGCACATAAAACATATTGCCATAGTTGTATCGCCAGCCCCCATTGATAGGTATGGCTATGGGATTGGGGTAAGACACTTTTTCGCCACCTGAATACTCTTTTGAGAAACTTTGAGCCAGTTCAAAGGTATATTTATTTCCACGATTAGCCACATACCCTAAGAAACCACCACCATAATTGTAGGACTGGATAACCGATTCTAAATCTACACTGAGCCTTTCGCTACTGGCTAATAATTCACTGAAATACTTCACACCTTGCTTAATGGATTCTTCTGTACTCAATGAATTAGGTGGAAGACCGAGGGATTCCGAGGACTGCATAACATCTTCCGCAGTACCGCCCGATTCCACCTGTATAATCGCAAGAAGTATGTTGACATATTCTTCAACGCCATATTCTTTGGCATATTTTTCTACCATAGGCTTATGAGCCAGCACTTCTGCGGAAACATTCACACCTCCATAATGAATATTGGAAATTCCGCTGTCCTGTTCATCTGAAAATAAAATGGCAACAAACAGAAGCAGTGAGAAGACCATCAAGAATAATCCAGAACCACCAATCACTAAAGTTTTCAACTTCATGGTTTCTTACCGACTTTCTTAATGGTGGCGGTTTTGATTGGTGGTCTACTTCTTGTATTTTGTAGTGGTACTCTTTGAACAGTAGACGGACGTTCTTTTGTGATTGGACGTTGTGAAGTTCTATCTGCTGTAGTGGTTGAAGTTGCTGGCTTTTGAACGGTTTTTTCTTGAACGGTATTGCCTTGGCGTTCCACTTTTGGACTTGAAAAATCGGACTTAACTGCTGGACGCTCTTGTTTGGCTTGTTGAGATTCCTTATATGAAGTCTGAATATTAGACTGTTTTGAGGTCTGTTCATCATGATATTGTTCTTGTCTTGTAGTCGGTCTTTCATGAACAGAAGAAGCAGGCTGTTTTTTCTGTTTGACCTGTTCCATTTCAGAGCGACGCTTCGCAATGGTTTTTCGCCTTTGTTCCTGCTGTTCCTTGCGTCCACTGGCTCTGTCCGCTTTGGTTTGAGAAATACTACTGGTTAAATCACGGACATTCTCTTTTACTTTGGATTTTCCTTGATATACTGCATATCTTGCATTGGTCGGCAAATCTTTAACCTGTTCTTTCAAACCACTAGCAGTGTCTACCATTCTGTCTTTGGTATCAGCTACTGTACCGATGGTTTGACCGATACGTTTTCCAAGTGTTGATTTTTCCTTTCCGTCTGGTCGGGAGTGATCTGCTTGTGTCCTTGCAGAACTCCCCGAACCCGACTGTCCTTTTTTACCTGTAACAATGGCAGACCCAGCCCCTAGAGTAGTCATGGAACGTCCAAGTTTCCGCTGTAGACGGTGCATGTGAGCGTGCATAAGCATACGAGGTTTTCTCATCACACGACTTCCCACACTTTGAGAATCGTTACTCTGTAGAGAAAACATACTCATTAAATCGCCCAGCTTGAAGTAGATTCCTGCAAAGGTCACAATCTGTAGAAAAGCAATCAAAAAGAACGGATAACCAGCCGATAAGGTATAGAGCATGGTTGAAATACTAAATGCTGTCGTAATAATCAATGTGATTCCAGCTCGTGTCAAAATGGTATTAAAGAGCTTTGTTATGGCTCGTTTTGACATACCATCAAATGATGGAATCATGCTTAAAATAAAGCTCACAGGCAGAAACATAGCATAGATGATAAAAAGTACCTGCGAGAAAATCATGATTCCTGTTAATAGGAATACAAATATGGAAATCCCAATATTGAAGACAAATAGGAAGAAGACTGTACCTAAACGGTTAATGGTCTTTGTAATGGTTAGATTGGTATTGCTTCTGTCTTCAATTTCTTCCGCAACAATTTTTTCTCTGTCTTCGCCATTGTTGGAATCTGGGCTGGTGGAGAGCAGGCTTTCCACACGGTCAATACCGATACTTTCAATGTCTGAACTGTTGTATTGAAGCAGTAGCCACGGTTGCTGAACCTGTATGGAAAACAGGCTATCTCTGATTAAGTCCACGCTGTCCTTGCCTTGACTATCGGAATGGGGCATGACAATCTTCGTGCCAAGTGATAAACTGGCATTACTGATGTCTGATGAAAAGTCATTGATTTTTTTAATGTAGTCGGGAGCGTAGGCAATAAAGGAAGCCGATAGGATAAACACCAGCACAAAATTCATAATGGCATGAATTGCCTTTGTGGTTTCTCTCTTTATCAGTCCCGTATAGGCAACATAAACCCCAAGAACCAAAATCAAGAGTAAGAGGAATCCAACATAGAAACCCTCTGTTGAAAATCCGTTTGCACTCACACCAGCTAAGGTCTGCATATTCTTACCAATGGAATCTGCTGTAGCGGAAATGAAGTCTAAGGAATAGGCTTCCTGTACTAAGTAACCTGTCGCATTGGAAACATACAAACTGATTGTCCAAATAAAATTGGTAATGGCATATAGTCCATACATGACCTGTTTTCCAATCCCGTCCGACCAGTTCCACGGAAGCCAGCCCCAGCTATTATCCACATAAAAATCCAGTTGATAGTTTTCAAGTGGGTATCGGCTGTATTCATTTGCCACATTGACCGTATCATCTACCAAGCCCGCAGCTTGAACCACCGTTCCCAGCATGGCTAAAAGAAAAATGGCAATCACAAGTGTGAAAGCCACTGTCATTGCCACTTTACCTAGACGTTTCAGCGTCCAGTTTGATTTTATTCTGTTTACTATTGATGGTTTCACATTTACACCTCTTTTCGCACAGGTGGTCTGGTATCAAAGGCATGGAGCAGTTCTTCAAATACAGGGTGGAACTGTATCACACCGACACGACCATATAAATCACTGATAAGGCATTGCCCGTTTTCCAAATCACGCAATCGCTTCTGATTGTTTTCGTCCTCTGGGTCTACACCAAAAAAGGCTAAGGTCTTTTTAATCTCGTTAAGGTCAGTGGAACGAAATGCAAATTTTAAGCCGAGGTTATTTTTCAGTTTTTCATCTAAGAGGTCGTCTGTATTTTGGGTCACGAAATATACCCCAGCGTTCATAGCACGACCAGCCCGAACCAGCTTCATAGATAGTGTTTTTCCTTGTGCTACCTGTAAAAAGCTCCATGCTTCGTCTAAATCTACAATCTTGAAAATGCTTCGGTCTGTATGGATAAAGTCTAAAGCAAAGGTACTAATGACAATCAGCATAGCAACGGATAAAAGCTC
It contains:
- a CDS encoding membrane protein, coding for MKPSIVNRIKSNWTLKRLGKVAMTVAFTLVIAIFLLAMLGTVVQAAGLVDDTVNVANEYSRYPLENYQLDFYVDNSWGWLPWNWSDGIGKQVMYGLYAITNFIWTISLYVSNATGYLVQEAYSLDFISATADSIGKNMQTLAGVSANGFSTEGFYVGFLLLLILVLGVYVAYTGLIKRETTKAIHAIMNFVLVFILSASFIAYAPDYIKKINDFSSDISNASLSLGTKIVMPHSDSQGKDSVDLIRDSLFSIQVQQPWLLLQYNSSDIESIGIDRVESLLSTSPDSNNGEDREKIVAEEIEDRSNTNLTITKTINRLGTVFFLFVFNIGISIFVFLLTGIMIFSQVLFIIYAMFLPVSFILSMIPSFDGMSKRAITKLFNTILTRAGITLIITTAFSISTMLYTLSAGYPFFLIAFLQIVTFAGIYFKLGDLMSMFSLQSNDSQSVGSRVMRKPRMLMHAHMHRLQRKLGRSMTTLGAGSAIVTGKKGQSGSGSSARTQADHSRPDGKEKSTLGKRIGQTIGTVADTKDRMVDTASGLKEQVKDLPTNARYAVYQGKSKVKENVRDLTSSISQTKADRASGRKEQQEQRRKTIAKRRSEMEQVKQKKQPASSVHERPTTRQEQYHDEQTSKQSNIQTSYKESQQAKQERPAVKSDFSSPKVERQGNTVQEKTVQKPATSTTTADRTSQRPITKERPSTVQRVPLQNTRSRPPIKTATIKKVGKKP
- the tet(M) gene encoding tetracycline resistance ribosomal protection protein Tet(M) — protein: MKIINIGVLAHVDAGKTTLTESLLYNSGAITELGSVDKGTTRTDNTLLERQRGITIQTGITSFQWENTKVNIIDTPGHMDFLAEVYRSLSVLDGAILLISAKDGVQAQTRILFHALRKMGIPTIFFINKIDQNGIDLSTVYQDIKEKLSAEIVIKQKVELYPNMCVTNFTESEQWDTVIEGNDDLLEKYMSGKSLEALELEQEESIRFHNCSLFPVYHGSAKNNIGIDNLIEVITNKFYSSTHRGPSELCGNVFKIEYTKKRQRLAYIRLYSGVLHLRDSVRVSEKEKIKVTEMYTSINGELCKIDRAYSGEIVILQNEFLKLNSVLGDTKLLPQRKKIENPHPLLQTTVEPSKPEQREMLLDALLEISDSDPLLRYYVDSTTHEIILSFLGKVQMEVISALLQEKYHVEIELKEPTVIYMERPLKNAEYTIHIEVPPNPFWASIGLSVSPLPLGSGMQYESSVSLGYLNQSFQNAVMEGIRYGCEQGLYGWNVTDCKICFKYGLYYSPVSTPADFRMLAPIVLEQVLKKAGTELLEPYLSFKIYAPQEYLSRAYNDAPKYCANIVDTQLKNNEVILSGEIPARCIQEYRSDLTFFTNGRSVCLTELKGYHVTTGEPVCQPRRPNSRIDKVRYMFNKIT
- a CDS encoding helix-turn-helix transcriptional regulator; protein product: MRKKEDKYDFRAFGLAIKEARLKRGLTREQVGALIEIDPRYLTNIENKGQHPSIQVLYDLVSLLHVSVDEFFLPANNLVKSTRRLQIEKYMDSFTDKELSLMESLASGINEARNIED
- a CDS encoding bifunctional lysozyme/C40 family peptidase: MKLKTLVIGGSGLFLMVFSLLLFVAILFSDEQDSGISNIHYGGVNVSAEVLAHKPMVEKYAKEYGVEEYVNILLAIIQVESGGTAEDVMQSSESLGLPPNSLSTEESIKQGVKYFSELLASSERLSVDLESVIQSYNYGGGFLGYVANRGNKYTFELAQSFSKEYSGGEKVSYPNPIAIPINGGWRYNYGNMFYVQLVTQYLVTTEFDDDTVQAIMDEALKYEGWRYVYGGASPTTSFDCSGLTQWTYGKAGINLPRTAQQQYDVTQHIPLSEAQAGDLVFFHSTYNAGSYITHVGIYLGNNRMFHAGDPIGYADLTSPYWQQHLVGAGRIKQ
- a CDS encoding helix-turn-helix domain-containing protein, which gives rise to MKTQYPMIPFPLIVKATDGDTEAINQILHHYRGYITKRSLRLMKDEYGNQSMVVDEVLRGRMETRLITKILSFEIK
- a CDS encoding cysteine-rich KTR domain-containing protein, which gives rise to MCPVCGNKTRLKIREDTELKKFPLYCPKCRQENLIEIKQFKVTVITEPDAKTQSR
- a CDS encoding excisionase; the encoded protein is MKQTDIPIWERYTLTIEEASKYFRIGENKLRRLAEENKNANWLIMNGNRIQIKRKQFEKIIDTLDAI
- a CDS encoding tyrosine-type recombinase/integrase, with amino-acid sequence MSEKRRDNKGRILKTGESQRKDGRYLYKYIDSFGEPQFVYSWKLVATDRVPAGKRDCISLREKIAELQKDIHDGIDVVGKKMTLCQLYAKQNAQRPKVRKNTETGRKYLMDILKKDKLGVRSIDSIKPSDAKEWAIRMSENGYAYQTINNYKRSLKASFYIAIQDDCVRKNPFDFQLKAVLDDDTVPKTVLTEEQEEKLLAFAKADKTYSKNYDEILILLKTGLRISEFGGLTLPDLDFENRLVNIDHQLLRDTEIGYYIETPKTKSGERQVPMVEEAYQAFKRVLANRKNDKRVEIDGYSDFLFLNRKNYPKVASDYNGMMKGLVKKYNKYNEDKLPHITPHSLRHTFCTNYANAGMNPKALQYIMGHANIAMTLNYYAHATFDSAMAEMKRLNKEKQQERLVA
- a CDS encoding tetracycline resistance determinant leader peptide gives rise to the protein MILKYPENICMLCIPMIMHKNPSDKSIYHWDFYALLGF
- a CDS encoding sigma-70 family RNA polymerase sigma factor, whose protein sequence is MKPSSFQTTIENQFDYICKRAMEDERKNYMLYLSRIAKREVSFSDVGDYLVSQFATTDNYSTDFQIFTLNGLSVGVENDLLSEALRELPDKKREILLLFYFMDMSDSEIADLLKLNRSTVYRHRTSGLALIKKFMEEFEE
- a CDS encoding conjugal transfer protein, translated to MRKEDLMMKFRKNQNKEKQIPKEKKPRVYYKVNPHKKVVIALWVLLGLSFSFAIFKHFTAIDTHTIHETTIIEKEYVDTHHVENFVENFAKVYYSWEQSDKSIDNRMESLKGYLTDELQALNVDTVRKDIPVSSSVRGFQIWTVEPTGDNEFNVTYSVDQLITEGENTKTVHSAYIVSVYVDGSGNMVLVKNPTITNIPKKSSYKPKAIESEGTVDSITTNEINEFLTTFFKLYPTATASELSYYVNDGILKPIGKEYIFQELVNPIHNRKDNQVTVSLTVEYIDQQTKATQVSQFDLVLEKNGSNWKIIE